In Drosophila yakuba strain Tai18E2 chromosome 2R, Prin_Dyak_Tai18E2_2.1, whole genome shotgun sequence, a single genomic region encodes these proteins:
- the LOC6531379 gene encoding ALK tyrosine kinase receptor, protein MPQLRQLVVVLAILSLLVDPSFAQRPLSMNHTFSSLPMSQHPSFNSWPGASGGKQLRNGRLHEQPLPLPQPTLPVATQYEDYEAAPPGSRRDNKRRLAQMAQRPGSGNGGRRGMESLRKELMNPSVGGPGGGISGGGTGYPSYSGTSSIGRIDGLGPADRYGALYDQLRQPSGMAAMTAGPLGGPYSTRFPPLYAGVDDQPKRSNRKNSISELYKLKKALNQADEPAGGVTHGNFEGDPQPSSADPLQEIKDRIRDTSPNANTYAPHTDATPSSEYEYELGVKCNFETPCSWTWGNYSDGFQVITGTELSKRNLTGLLPGPAADSIDDANGHFLYARVNPSSRPLNLTSPEFSTTMEKCFLEVYMHQSDMSHGLSRVVVEPLHTAESSWVPAEILGDNVRQWTRKVYRLGRVSRDFRIVFEVVPDLRVGQKGHVALDNLRMVNCFPEGTKSEKCSTSQVKCTASKVPVCIHLPRICDITRDCDEAEDEQQSCDKIPYGGRCDFEEDWCGWRDSGKTTLTWSRHTGSSPTHDTGPDGDHTMQHLQNNTSGYYMLVNMNQHMNNSEKNSIIGFASNAIMVSKTFNPPPSVHGNPDSAYRNSCVVRFFIHQFGKNPGSINLSVVEMKEKENITTTLWWSTKNQGSDWLRAEYVLPNITSKYYLQFEARMGMRIYSDVAVDDFSLSPECFGLNIPEDHLGGYNYWDVRQNLKSPTYKDFEYTNYLELTSCDTRGMIGPSQAQCEAAYKEQNKTHVLREVHVVEDQSSYKGMQKWKVPHEGHYTIIAKGASGGLGSGGVGSSRGSVAVAILELHKHEELYFLVGQQGENACIKSMGVLKEAGCGTDHDLDLAQYSFRSKQDMVKNIYIENGAGGGGGGSYVFLLNQAKNEAVPLLVAGGGGGLGIGQYIDEDFQHGQKAKPLQAPESGQINGEPLNKKTAGPGGGWRAKEDQALSPTYGAALLQGGRGGHSCYVELADNGTSVHRHGQGGFGGGGGGCNTGGGGGGYAGGDVYLTESNGEGGSSYISPSRSLREISEILAGASSGPGAIIIIPAIEGCGCDYRCVALDEFRSKVRCICPDGWSLKRDNHTACEIREEAGKSSFQYLVSILMISLAVLFICIAALIFMLYNRYQRKKQSKKRHKMLVEQDLQLTRLRNNIDDSNLNNFNPNYGCDGILNGHIDVNSLPQVARDSLQLVNALGKGAFGEVYMALYRHRDGDAVEMGVAVKTLREDPKREKEEDFLKEAAIMAKFNHPNMVHLIGVCFDRQPYYIVLELLAGGDLQKFLRENRNTPERPSLLTMKDLLFCALDVAKGCRYMESKRFIHRDIAARNCLLSSKGPGRVVKIADFGMSRDIYRSDYYRKGGKAMLPIKWMPPEAFLDGIFTSKTDVWSFGILLWEVFSLGRSPYPGQHNTQVMELVVRGGRLGSPTECPVSIYKVMADCWNPTPEDRPTFITLLEHLTACTQDASIMNAPLPNILGPTASERDDTVIRPPNGEEFCLAVPDYLVPLPPGGSNNPSVASGSGYVPELQRQQISSCTPPAVTSPAAPHPRPVESLATANGDCWETSFILPNSKVEPPVAGSGHDVPLAGGEEAKLISLDTPQPTPTTIQPPLSFASQLDGITLDPSALTKSLPNGNAKQSYANVQVKNEAEGKVINGVVGNGTVMNGEVSTGSGGADSPFTIQGYAERYKDNNNHSEISC, encoded by the exons ATGCCACAGCTCAGGCAGCTAGTGGTGGTGCTAGCCATCCTGTCCCTCCTGGTGGATCCCTCGTTCGCCCAGCGACCGCTGAGCATGAACCACACCTTCAGCTCCCTGCCGATGTCCCAGCATCCGAGTTTCAACAGCTGGCCAGGTGCATCCGGGGGCAAGCAACTGCGTAATGGCCGGCTCCATGAGCAGCCTTTGCCTCTGCCACAACCCACATTGCCGGTGGCGACACAGTACGAGGACTACGAGGCGGCACCACCAGGATCGCGAAGGGATAACAAACGGCGACTGGCCCAAATGGCTCAACGGCCTGGCAGCGGGAATGGCGGGCGGCGCGGCATGGAATCCCTTCGAAAGGAGCTTATGAATCCTTCGGTTGGTGGTCCGGGCGGCGGTATTTCCGGCGGAGGTACCGGGTATCCTTCGTACTCCGGCACCTCATCCATTGGCCGAATCGATGGGCTGGGACCCGCGGATCGGTACGGAGCGCTATACGACCAGCTGAGACAACCCAGTGGAATGGCCGCCATGACAGCCGGACCTCTGGGAGGACCCTACTCCACTAGGTTCCCGCCTCTGTACGCTGGCGTGGACGACCAGCCCAAGCGCTCGAATCGGAAGAACTCTATCAGCGAGTTGTACAAGCTGAAGAAGGCCCTCAACCAGGCGGATGAACCTGCTGGCGGGGTGACGCACGGAAACTTTGAAGGAGATCCACAGCCTTCGTCGGCGGATCCGCTGCAAGAAATCAAGGATCGCATTCGAGATACATCCCCAAATGCG AACACATATGCTCCCCACACGGATGCCACGCCCTCATCGGAGTACGAGTACGAACTGGGCGTAAAGTGCAACTTCGAGACCCCGTGCAGCTGGACCTGGGGCAACTATTCGGATGGTTTCCAAGTAATAACTGGCACGGAGCTGTCGAAGAGGAATCTCACAGGACTACTGCCAGGACCTGCAGCCGATAGCATCGACGATGCCAACGGGCACTTCCTGTACGCCCGCGTGAACCCGTCTTCAAGGCCCCTGAATCTAACCTCGCCCGAGTTCAGCACCACGATGGAGAAGTGCTTTTTGGAGGTCTACATGCACCAGAGTGACATGAGTCACGGACTCTCGCGAGTGGTGGTGGAACCACTCCACACGGCGGAGAGCAGTTGGGTTCCGGCCGAGATTCTGGGCGACAATGTGCGCCAATGGACCAGGAAGGTATATCGCCTGGGTCGCGTTTCACGGGATTTCCGCATCGTTTTCGAGGTGGTTCCCGATCTGAGAGTGGGTCAGAAGGGTCATGTGGCGCTGGACAACTTGCGCATGGTGAACTGCTTCCCCGAGGGCACAAAGTCGGAGAAGTGCAGTACCTCGCAGGTCAAGTGCACCGCCAGCAAGGTGCCCGTGTGCATCCATCTGCCGCGCATCTGCGATATCACCAGGGACTGTGATGAGGCGGAGGACGAGCAGCAGTCATGTG ATAAAATACCCTATGGCGGTCGTTGTGACTTCGAGGAGGACTGGTGCGGTTGGCGGGACTCGGGAAAGACAACGCTCACCTGGTCGCGGCACACGGGATCGTCTCCCACCCACGATACTGGACCGGATGGGGATCACACAATGCAGCACTTGCAGAACAACACCAGTGGTTACTATATGCTGGTCAATATGAATCAGCACATGAACAACTCGGAGAAGAACTCGATTATTGGATTTGCCAGCAATGCGATAATGGTTAGCAAGACATTCAATCCACCGCCATCGGTGCATGGAAACCCGGACTCTGCCTATCGTAACTCGTGTGTTGTGAGGTTTTTCATCCATCAATTCGGCAAGAATCCGGGCAGCATCAATCTCTCCGTGGTGGAGatgaaggagaaggagaacaTCACCACCACACTCTGGTGGAGCACCAAAAACCAGGGCAGCGATTGGCTAAGGGCTGAATATGTACTGCCCAACATTACGTCCAA ATACTATCTTCAGTTCGAAGCTCGCATGGGCATGCGAATCTACTCGGATGTGGCTGTGGACGACTTTTCACTAAGTCCCGAATGTTTTGGCCTCAATATCCCAGAAGATCACTTGGGTGGCTACAACTACTGGGATGTCCGACAGAACCTAAAGAGTCCAACCTATAAAGACTTTGAATATACCAACT ATCTTGAGTTAACCAGCTGCGACACTCGTGGCATGATAGGACCTTCCCAGGCGCAATGTGAAGCTGCTTATAAGgagcaaaataaaacacatgTTCTTCGGGAAGTCCATGTGGTGGAGGACCAGAGCAGCTACAAGGGCATGCAGAAGTGGAAGGTTCCCCACGAAGGACACTACAC AATCATTGCCAAAGGCGCCAGTGGAGGGCTGGGTTCGGGTGGCGTTGGTAGCTCTCGCGGATCAGTGGCTGTGGCTATTCTGGAGCTCCACAAGCATGAGGAACTGTATTTCCTTGTGGGACAGCAGGGCGAGAACGCCTGCATCAAGTCCATGGGAGTTCTAAAGGAAGCCGGTTGCGGCACTGATCACGACTTGGATTTAGCCCAATATAGCTTCCGTTCCAAACAGGATATGGTCAAGAATATCTATATCGAAAATGGtgccggcggcggtggtggtggctcctACGTGTTCCTCCTTAACCAGGCCAAAAACGAGGCAGTGCCTCTTTTGGTAGCTGGCGGTGGCGGAGGTCTTGGAATTGGGCAATACATAGACGAGGATTTCCAGCATGGCCAAAAGGCGAAGCCCCTTCAGGCGCCAGAAAGTGGACAAATCAACGGGGAGCCCTTGAACAAAAAGACAGCTGGTCCAGGCGGAGGATGGCGGGCTAAAGAGGATCAGGCCCTGAGTCCCACCTACGGAGCTGCGCTTCTCCAGGGCGGTCGAGGTGGCCACTCCTGCTATGTGGAACTAGCGGACAATGGAACCTCCGTTCACAGACATGGCCAAGGAGGCTTTGGCGGTGGCGGAGGTGGCTGCAATACtggaggcggcggtggcggctaCGCTGGAGGAGATGTCTACCTAACCGAATCGAATGGCGAGGGAGGAAGTTCGTACATCAGTCCCAGTCGAAGTCTGCGGGAAATTAGTGAAATACTTGCCGGAGCCAGCAGTGGACCAGGTGCCATCATCATTATTCCAGCTATCGAAGGCTGTGGCTGCGACTACAGGTGCGTGGCATTGGATGAGTTCCGATCGAAGGTGCGGTGCATCTGCCCGGATGGCTGGAGCTTAAAGCGGGACAATCACACCGCCTGCGAGATCCGCGAGGAGGCGGGCAAGTCCTCCTTCCAGTATCTCGTTTCCATCCTAATGATCTCTCTGGCCGTACTCTTCATCTGCATAGCAGCGCTTATCTTTATGCTGT ATAATCGCTACCAACGAAAGAAGCAATCCAAGAAGCGCCACAAGATGCTCGTGGAGCAGGACCTTCAACTTACCCGTTTGCGCAACAACATCGACGACTCCAACCTGAACAACTTTAACCCCAACTATGGATGTGATGGCATTCTCAACGGACACATCGATGTCAACAGTTTGCCCCAGGTGGCACGCGATAGCCTTCAATTGGTCAA TGCTCTGGGCAAAGGCGCTTTTGGAGAGGTATATATGGCATTATATCGCCATCGAGACGGAGATGCGGTggaaatgggcgtggcagtaaAAACCCTGCGGGAAGATCCCAAGcgggagaaggaggaggattTCCTAAAGGAGGCGGCCATAATGGCCAAGTTCAATCACCCGAACATGGTCCATTTAATAGGCGTCTGCTTTGACCGTCAGCCGTATTATATAGTCCTGGAACTGCTCGCTGGCGGGGATCTACAGAAGTTCTTGAGGGAGAACAGGAATACCCCAGAGCGACCTTCTCTCTTGACCATGAAGGACCTGCTTTTCTGCGCCCTAGACGTGGCCAAAGGATGTCGCTACATGGAGAGTAAACGCTTCATCCATCGCGATATCGCCGCCAGGAACTGTCTGCTGAGCAGTAAGGGTCCTGGCCGCGTTGTGAAAATCGCCGATTTTGGCATGTCCCGGGATATCTACAGATCGGACTACTATCGCAAGGGAGGCAAGGCCATGCTACCCATCAAATGGATGCCGCCGGAAGCCTTCCTCGATGGCATATTCACCTCAAAGACAGACGTGTGGTCCTTTGGCATCCTCCTGTGGGAGGTCTTCAGTCTGGGCCGTTCGCCATATCCCGGCCAGCATAACACCCAGGTAATGGAGCTGGTGGTGCGTGGCGGTCGACTGGGATCGCCCACCGAGTGTCCCGTCTCCATATACAAGGTCATGGCCGACTGCTGGAATCCCACGCCCGAGGATCGGCCCACATTCATTACGTTGCTGGAGCATTTGACCGCTTGCACCCAGGATGCCAGCATAATGAACGCTCCTCTGCCCAATATTCTGGGACCCACAGCCTCCGAAAGGGACGACACAGTCATCCGGCCGCCCAATGGAGAGGAGTTCTGCTTGGCGGTACCTGACTACCTGGTACCTTTGCCACccggcggcagcaacaatcCATCGGTGGCCAGCGGATCGGGCTACGTCCCAGAATTGCAACGCCAGCAGATAAGCTCCTGCACTCCGCCGGCGGTCACATCTCCCGCCGCACCACATCCAAGGCCAGTGGAGAGTCTTGCAACGGCCAACGGAGATTGCTGGGAGACGTCCTTTATACTACCGAACTCCAAGGTGGAACCACCAGTGGCTGGCAGTGGCCACGATGTACCATTGGCCGGCGGCGAGGAGGCCAAACTGATCAGCTTGGACACACCACAGCCCACACCAACCACCATCCAACCACCGCTGTCCTTTGCCTCCCAGCTGGATGGCATCACGTTGGATCCCTCGGCACTGACCAAGAGTTTGCCCAACGGAAATGCCAAGCAGTCGTACGCCAATGTTCAGGTGAAGAACGAAGCCGAGGGCAAGGTCATCAATGGGGTGGTGGGCAATGGAACGGTGATGAACGGCGAAGTCTCGACGGGATCGGGTGGGGCCGATTCACCATTCACAATTCAGGGTTACGCGGAGCGGTACAAGGACAACAACAATCATTCCGAAATCAGTTGTTAA